The sequence below is a genomic window from Nostoc flagelliforme CCNUN1.
CCCAACACGCGATTCTTACTTAGGGAAAGCTTACCCAAACTTTCAAAAAATCTTTGCAAGCCAGCGACAAGCAACTCTGCCAAATTGGGTTGCTTCATCGCCTTTTAATCACTTTTACCGATTGAGTGTCAATACCCAATTACCCCCATCGTCAGCCGGAAAAATTTTACAAATCGGCGATGAGCTTGACATAATTCCACAAGAAAATTAACATTTATTTAAAATAAAAAATATTAAGTAAATTTTTTTAGATTTTTACTCTGTATTTGGATGAAATTTTTAAATTTGATCAAACGCTTTGGCAGTCTTGGGTTTGTTGTTGGGAAGCAACAGCTAAGTTTTACCGCCGATGGAGTGCGTTATTTTGTGCAGGTAAAAAACTGGAGGGATGAACTGGGTTTAGATTGGCTAATTGTGGCGGTAATTCCCGAAGGCGAATTTATGGAGCAAATTAACGCTAACACCCGCATCACTATTTTGCTATGCATAGTTGCTTTTTTAGTCGCTACAAGAATTGGGATTTTGACTAGTCGCTGGGTAATTAAGCCGATTTTAGAATTAAACACATCAGCGAAGAAAATTGCTAAAGGTGAATGGGAGCAAATACCAGAAATTCAGCGTTCGGATGAACTAGGAGAACTAGCCAAGTCATTTGAAACTATGGCAAAGCAACTCCAAGCATCATTCAATACTTTATACCAAATTATTGTGAAGCTGCATAAATTTGTGAAATGCTGCAAGGCTTATGAAATAACGGTTTTAGCTTTATAATTCTATGCAACTTCATACAAAATTGGTATTAGAAACAAAGAATGCTCAGATGCAAGTCTTAAATGAGGCGCTATCTCACAGTCAGAGTCGGCTAACTCAATTTTTAGAGGCTATGCCAATAGGTGTATTTATCATAGATGTTGAAGGTGAACCTTATTACACAAATAATATTGGACAGCAAATTCTAGGTCAAGGAGCGATCGCACAAGTTAGCAGCGAAAAATTGTCAGAGGTATATCAAGCTTACCTTGCTGGGACAGATCAACTTTACCCCAGCGATCGCCTGCCGATATTGAGAGCATTGCTTGGGGAAAGCGCCAGAATTGATGATATGGAAATTCGCCATTCTGACAAGAGTATTCCCATTGAAGTTTTGGGAAAGCCAATTTATGATGAATCAGGAAATCTTGCTTTTGCGATCGCTACATTTTTTGATATTACCCAACGCAAACAAGCAGAAAACTTATTAGCAGAATACAATCGCACCTTAGAGGCTCAAGTAAAAAAACGTACTGAACAGTTCCAGCAAGCTATCGAGCAACTGCAAATCACCCAACAAGAACTGATTCAATCGCAAAAAATTGCCGCGCAGGAACAACAAGCAGCTGTTCGTGAAGCGGCACGAAGCACCGCCGCTAACCTCGCTAAAAGCGAATTCCTTGCTAACATGAGCCACGAACTGCGTACCCCACTCAATGCCATTCTCGGTTTTACCCAAGTCATGAGCCGAGATTATTCGCTATCTGGCGAACATCAAGAAAACTTGGCAATTATTAATCGGGCTGGCAAACATCTACTCAACTTAATTAACGACATTCTAGAAATGTCCAAAATCGAAGCTGGCAGAATCACATTAAACACCAGCAGCTTTGACTTAATTCATGTATTGAAGAAGTTAGAACAGATGCAACATGCAAGTGCTGCATCTAAAAATTTAGAACTAGTGTTTGAATATGCACAAAACATTCCTAAATACATAGAAACGGACGAAAATAAACTGTGTCAAGTCTTGCTCAACCTTTTGGGAAATGCGATTAAATTTACTGATACTGGGAGGGTGACACTACGGGTGAGACTGGGGGCTGGGGGCTGGGAAACTGGGGATGAGGGAGATTTTACTCTCCCTCATCCCCCTCATCTCTTCTTCGAGGTACAAGACACTGGCTGCGGTATTGCCCCACAAGAACTTGACTTGTTGTTTGAAGCTTTTGAGCAAACGGAAATCGGCAGAAAATCCCAACAAGGGACGGGACTAGGTTTGGCGATTAGCCGAAAATACGTGCAACTGATGGGAGGAGATATTACTGTCAACAGTATCCCTGGTGTCGGTAGTAGATTTGCCTTTGATATTCAGATTGCTCTAACTTGCCCCAGAGAAATCCCAACAAACCAAATTAGATACCAAACTCTAGCTTTAGCACCTACTGAGAAAGCATACCGGATCTTAGTAACGTAAGTTGCTAGTTAGTGTCCATAAACGGTATCAAGGTGATACAAAAAGTCCATTTTTAAGTACTGATAAATACCAAGTAATAAAATTTTGTACTTAAGCAAAGGCACTTTTTGATAACTAGCAACTTGGGTTAGTAGTTGACGACTCCAAAGAAAGCCGGATGTTGTTAGTTAAAATTCTCACATTTGTTGGCTTTGAAGTCAGGGAAGCTGTAGATGGTAGTGAAGCAGTTGCTAATTGGGAATCTTGGCAACCACACTTGATTTTTATGGATATGCGAATGCCGGTTATGGACGGTTACGAAGCGACAAGAATAATTAAAGCTAAACAAATAGGGTATAAGGCAGCCAATACGTTGCGGAGGTTGCCAAAATCGGAACAGATGCTGTCGTCAGGGAGCCAGTACCTTGCGTCCGGGTTCCCCGATTCCGGCGAGTCTGAAGTTCTCGTTGTACCGCTATTCAAAAGCCAGCTAGGCGCAGCGTCCCTTACACCAGAAGCAACTAGTGTCATGGAAAATGATGCCAATGGTGCCGCAAAGCGATCGCCAACAGCCCTGGCTCCCCCTGATGACTTCTCTGGGGCAGAGCAGAGCTGCTCTAACACAAACACGATCATTATTGCCCTAATACCAATTTTGTATGAAGTTGCATAGAATAATCAGAGTAAAATCCTTACAGGGAAATTGTTTTAGCCTCCACAGGTTTCATGCAGCTTCACAATAATTTGGTATAACTGCTAGCGCCTTTGAAGAAGAACGCCAGAAAATTTTATCCATTGGGTGCGATGATTTTATTCGCAAGCCATTCATACAAGAAGTATTATTAGAAAAACTAAGCCAACATCTGGGTTTAAAGTATACCAACCAAGTAGAAAACACAATAGTTGTCGATCAACCTACACCGATGTTTACCAGTGTTACCGAACTTCTGAGCCATTTATCAGAAATGTCCCCTGAGTGGCTCCAACATATTTACTATGCCGCAGCTAGCTGTAGTGATGAACTGATTTTAGAGTTACTCAAGCAAATTCCATCAGATAATAGTCAAGTTTTCAAAGTTCTCAGGGATTTAGCGAATAACTACCAGTTTGAGAAAATCATGGAATTGACTAAAACAAACGTAGAATGAATCACGAGCATTTAAACCCTAATAAAAAAGATATTTTGATCATTGACGATATGGCGGATAACCTCCGGGTTTTATCGTCCATATTGACAAGGGAAGGGTATAACGTTCGTAAAGCCTTGAACTGGCAAATGGCACTGACCGCAACTGAAACAGTATTACCGGATTTGATTCTACTTGATATTATGATGCCAGAAGTAGATGGCTATGAAGTTTGTCAGACCTTTAAAGCTTGGGAGCTAACGGCTGATATTCCGGTGATTTTTATTAGCGCTTTAGATGATGTATTTGACAAAGTTAAAGCCTTTAAAGTAGGTGGTGTAGACTACATCACCAAACCTTTTGAGTTTCAAGAAGTTTTAGTGCGCGTGCAAAATCAACTGGCATTGAGGTGGACGCGATTAGAAGTATTGAAGCTAAATGTCGAACTGGAAGATCGGGTAAAACAGCGGACTGGGGAGCTAGAAAAAACTCTCCAAAAACTCCAAGAAGAAATAAATTCCCGCCAGAAATTGCAAACTCAACTGTTAGACATAGCGCTGCATGATTCCCTGACTGGATTACCAAACCGAGTTTTGTTTATTAGGCGACTAGAAAATGCTTTCAATCGGGCCAAGCAAGAATCTAGTTATCAGTTTGCACTCCTTTTTTTGGACTGCGATCGCTTCAAAGTTATCAATAATTCCCTTGGACATTTGGTGGGAGATGAATTGCTAATAGCCATCGCTTATCGCCTGCAAGCATGTCTGACACCTATTAATACTCTAGCACGATTGGGCGGTGACGAATTTGGAATTATCCTAGAAGATATCACACATATCAATATGGCAATCCAAGTTGCCGAACAAATTCTGCAACAGCTATCACTCGCTTTTAAGCTGTCCAGATATGAAGTATTTATGAATGCCAGTATTGGGATTAGTTGGGGCAATAAAGATTACGAGCGCCCAGAATATTTGGTGCGGGATGCTGATACGGCAATGTATCGAGCCAAGGCTCAAGGAAGAGCCAAATATCACGTTTTCAATCCAGAGATGCATCAGGAAGCTATTCAGCTTTTAGAGTTAGAAAATGATCTGCGAAGGGCTGTTGAAAGACAAGAATTCCTGGTTTATTATCAACCAATTGTTTCACTTACTACAGGCAGAATTTCTGGATTTGAAGCCTTGGTGCGCTGGCAACATCCGATTCGCGGTCTGGTTTCTCCCATAGAATTTATTCCTGTGGCAGAAGAAACAGGTTTGATTAATGCCATCAATACTTGGGTATTACAGTCAGCTTGTCATCAACTCAGCATTTGGCAACATCATCCAGTGACATCAGAACCTCTAACTATGAGTGTCAATTTGAGTGCTAGGTTATTTTCACAGCCTAATTTGGTAGATCAAATTGACCTTTAACTGCTGATTGATACGTTGTATCATTAATCACTTTGACAGGGTTAACGGCAATTGAACTGTGAACGTTGTCCAGCCCTGAGAACTAGTAACTTCAATTGTGCCTTGGAGATATTCTACTAACTTCTTCACTAATGCTAAACCTAATCCTGTACCGCCATGTTGCCAGCGATCGCTTTGAGGAATCCGGTAAAACGGCTCAAAGATCCGAGATTGTTCTTTTTTAGGGATTATTACCCCAGAATTGCTAATTGTGATTTGAAAGTAGGATTGAAGATTATCTAATACACCAGATTCAGCATCCTCATTTACTAGACTTTTTGTGGTGTCGATTACCCGAACATTTACCGTAATCTGTTCATCAGGAGGAGTATATTTACAAGCATTGTTGAGTAACTCTGAGACAATTTCGGTCAGGCTAGCCAAGTCTGTAACTAAAGGTGGTAAATTTGGAGGAATGCTAACTTGGAAAATCTGTTGCCTAGCTCCAGCCCGTTCCTCAAAATACTCTGCAACGTGAGGCAGCCAGGTTTGAAATTGAATTGAAGTTAATTCCAACGGATAGACATCTGCATCAATCATTCGCATATGCAGTAAATTGTCTACTAAATTTAGTTCTTGTTCGCACTGTTCACGCAGGATAGTTAAGTAGCGGGCTACAGATTCAGATGGGGAAAGTGCGTTTGAATTTAACATACCCTGCCGATCAAGAATATTTTCTAGCACGGAAATGGCCATTTTGATGTTTGACAAAGGCGTTCGCATTTCATGAGAAGTGGTTGCGAGAAAATCCTCTTTCAACTGGTTCAATCTTTCAAGTTCTGCCACTTGAATTTCTAGTTGTTGGGCACGTTCAGTAGCGAGATTGCGTTCTTCAGTTAGCCTGCGTTGCGTGTCATCCCGAAAAACTAGTACGGCTCCTGTAATTACACCACTATTATTTCTCACAGGAGTAGCGCTATCAGCTACTGGTATACTTGTCCCGTCTCTAGCAACTAGTAAGATACGACTGCCTAAATAGATAGTAGTTTCTTGTTGCAGGGCTGTGATAATTGGATTTTGGGTGGGGATCTGAGTTTGTTCATCAACAAGCTTGAACACATCGGTTAACATTCGTCCTTTAGCTTCATCCCATCGCCACCCTGTCAATGCTTCAGCTACTTGATTTAGGTACTTAATGGTTAACTGAAGATCGACTACAATCACCCCATCCCCCATTCCTCGAAGGATAGAACTTAAAAATTGCTCATGATCGTAACGATTGAGTGCTGTTTGAATGGCAACGTAGAGTTCTTGCTCCTTGATTGGCTTGAGAATATAACCAAAGGGGGATGTCAGCGTAGCCCGCTCTACAGTACTTTTATCTGAATGTCCGGTGAGATAGATAGCAGGAATTTGCAAATTCTGCCAAATTTGCTCTGCTGCCTGGATACCGTCCATTTCACCCCGTAACCTGATATCCATTAAAATCAGGTTTGGGCGTAATTCGTTTGCTTTTACAATTGCCCCTTCTGCGGAATCAGCTATATCTAAAACAGTGTATCCCAGAGACTCTAAACTTTCTTGCAAATTGATCGCAAGAATATATTCATCTTCAACAACAAGGATTCTAACTGTTTCCTTTGTACGTATGTTTGATGGGATATCAATTGTATTCATGCACGGCTGTTTGTAAAAGTAATTTTGAACTGTGTTCCGTGGTCAGAGTCAATTTCAAGCTTTCCCCTCAGTTGCTTGACTAAACCCTGGACAAGGGTTATGCCAAGTGTTTTAGCTTTCTTGCTATCAAAGTTTTCAGGTAAACCAATGCCATTATCTCGAATAATGAGTGCCAAAGTAGACTCGGATTCTTGATAAAATTTAACCTCTATTTCCCCTCTACGATTACCAACAAAGGCGTATTTCAAAGCATTGGAAACCAGTTCATTGATAATCAAGCCGCAGGGAATGGCGGTTTCGATGTCGAGGCTAGCATTATCAACTTGAATCTTCAGTTGAATTTGGCTAGAACTGACGTTATAGGAATCAAATAAATGAGTTGTTAAATCTGGGATGTATTGAGCGAAATCAATATCAGCGAGGTCTTCAGAGCGGTATAACTTTTCATGAACCAAGGCAATGGAGGCAATGCGGTTTTGACTATTGCGCAAAATAGCTGTCACCACAGGATCTTCTGTACGTCTGCACTGCATTTGCAGCAAACTGCTGACAATTCCTAAATTGTTTTTCACCCGATGGTGAATTTCCTTAAGTAATACCTCCTTTTCTTTCAGAGAGGCTTTGATTTCTTCCTGCGTTTGCTTATGCTCGGTGATGTCTTGTTGGATAGCCACAACGACGCTTCCATACTCAGGATGCTCAAAAATGGAAGCGTTCGCCCTACACCAGAACGGAGTGCCATCTTTCTTAACATTATAAACTTCATAATTTGCCTCACCGTGTTGCAAGACAACAGTCCTAATCGCCTGGTAAACTTCTTCAGGTGTAGTATGTTCGTCACCGTAGTTGACAATCGACACATGCTGACCGATTAATTCACCAGGTTCATAGCCAAACATCTGCTCAAATTTAGGATTGGCGTAGACAAACACGCTATCTGTGGCATGAATTAGGCAAATTCCCTCTGCCATGTTACGGGTAATCACTGCTTGCAGTTCTAACATTTGTTCAGCGCGTTTGCGATCGCTGATTTCAACTACAACAATGCCAATACTAATGGGTTGATCGGCTTCAGACTGAATCGGAAAGTAGGAAGCTAGCCAAGTTCTGATTACACCGGGCAGTTTTGGAGTTTCGCCACTGATCTCAAAATCCAGAATCGCTTCACCTGTGGTTAAAACATTTTGAAAGATCGGTTCGAGCCTTGGTGCCAAATCAGGGACAATCTCCCACAGAGTTTTGCCAATATGCGCGGCTGCGGAAATGCCATTAATTTCTGCTAATGCTTCATTAATCAATGAGTAACGCAGTTGCCGATCCAGAATGGTTATACCAACGGGTGCGTTATTGATGAAAGTATCCAATAACTTTTGCTTGTGAGCCAGTTCTCGCTCCAAAATCTTCCGTTCTGTGATGTCGATCGCCACCTTACCCACTAGCTTTTGTGCAGACAATCCCAGAATCGGGAACTTATATACCAAGAACTCTCCAAGAGTGCCATCTGGTCGAGAAGCAACTTCGATCGCCTCAATTACCTGATTTGTCTGTATAACTGTCTGAATCTGATCGAAATGCTGCCGAGCAATTTCATCAGGGTAGAGATCAAAAATAGATTGTCCAATCACCTGTTCGGGTAGTAATTTAAATGTCCGCAGGTATGTTTGGTTTGAGTAAAGTACACGCCCGTCCGCATCAGTGATCCAAGCTAGCACGGGGCTATTGTTCATAAATGCCTGGAACCGGGCTTCACTTTCTTGCAAGGCTGCTTCTGCTTGCTTGCGATCTTCTGCAACACGCTTGGACGCAGTGATATCTGTGACTCGTATTAGGTTCATCACATTGTCGGCAACTGTGATTTGTTTGGCTGCTATATTTCCCCAAAAGGAATTGCCCTGCTTGGTAACATATTCAATTTCTCGACTCCAAAACCCTTGCTGGTTCATTTCTTCGGTTATGGAGATTAATTGATCACGGGTGAACTGTTGTTTTTGCAGAGTGTGACCTTCAATATTAATGAGTTCAGCTTTGCTAGAGGCTGCAAATAGCTTCACTGCTTGGTCGTTACAATCAGTGGTGAGTAAAGTTTCTACATCCACAAGAAAGAGCGCATCAGCAGATTCATTATAAACAGCTTCTAGAAGGTCACGACTACGAATAATTTCTAATTCAGTTTCTTTTCGTTGTGTAATATCTAGGATAGATCCAAATAACTTAACTGCATTCCCTTGAGGATTATAAGCTATCTCTGCTTTCCCCTCAAGGTAGCGGACTGAGCCATTGGGTCGGACAATTCGATACTCAATATTGAAAGGGGTTTTTTGGGCGAGCGCCTGTTCTAAATTGGTCTGGAACAGTTCTCGATCCTCTGGATGAAGCATCTGGAGGAATTCTGCCTGGGTGGGTTCGCTTTGAGTTGGATTTAGACCAAAAATGCGAAAAGTTTCTATTGACCAGCAGCGCTTTTTCGTTTCTAAGTTCCATTCCCAACTGCCTACATGGGCGATCTGTTGAGTAGTGGCTAGCTGCGCTTCACTTTGTTGGAGTTTTTCCTCAGCTTGTTTGCGTTCGCTAATATCCCCAAGTGAACCGACCAATCGCACTGGATTTCCTTGTTCATTCCAGATTGCTTTGGCCCGCGATCGCACCCAGCGATAACTACCATCCTTACAC
It includes:
- a CDS encoding HAMP domain-containing protein, with product MIKRFGSLGFVVGKQQLSFTADGVRYFVQVKNWRDELGLDWLIVAVIPEGEFMEQINANTRITILLCIVAFLVATRIGILTSRWVIKPILELNTSAKKIAKGEWEQIPEIQRSDELGELAKSFETMAKQLQASFNTLYQIIVKLHKFVKCCKAYEITVLAL
- a CDS encoding hybrid sensor histidine kinase/response regulator, with the translated sequence MNTIDIPSNIRTKETVRILVVEDEYILAINLQESLESLGYTVLDIADSAEGAIVKANELRPNLILMDIRLRGEMDGIQAAEQIWQNLQIPAIYLTGHSDKSTVERATLTSPFGYILKPIKEQELYVAIQTALNRYDHEQFLSSILRGMGDGVIVVDLQLTIKYLNQVAEALTGWRWDEAKGRMLTDVFKLVDEQTQIPTQNPIITALQQETTIYLGSRILLVARDGTSIPVADSATPVRNNSGVITGAVLVFRDDTQRRLTEERNLATERAQQLEIQVAELERLNQLKEDFLATTSHEMRTPLSNIKMAISVLENILDRQGMLNSNALSPSESVARYLTILREQCEQELNLVDNLLHMRMIDADVYPLELTSIQFQTWLPHVAEYFEERAGARQQIFQVSIPPNLPPLVTDLASLTEIVSELLNNACKYTPPDEQITVNVRVIDTTKSLVNEDAESGVLDNLQSYFQITISNSGVIIPKKEQSRIFEPFYRIPQSDRWQHGGTGLGLALVKKLVEYLQGTIEVTSSQGWTTFTVQLPLTLSK
- a CDS encoding PAS domain S-box protein; protein product: MQELKQLQEQQKLIGAIALDIRKSLKFQDILAKSVKEVRQLLKADRVLLYQFTHKMQGKVIAESVLPQWTPTLELEIEDTCFQQSQGEEYCQGKIWAATNIYEAGLSDRHIQFLEQFQVKANLVVPILLENQETPAVVWGLFIVHQCSAPRQWQTFEVELLNQLTVQLAIAIQQAQLHDNLETLKSELEAKVEERTTALQESDRRFRAIFDNTFQFTGLLTPDGILLEANQTVLSFGGLKLEDVINRPFWEAHWWTISPQIQEELKQAIARAAQGEFVRYEVDVLGANNRVATIDFSLRPLQNETGQVVLLIPEGRDITERKATELALSEREVMLYLIEDNLPNGAVYRVIRELDGSDRFSYLSGGIEKLTEVKAEDALRDSSLLYRQFLPEDILRLQAAVAESCLNLSVLDIQLRIRTPSGKLKWFHFRSTPRQLKNGRVAWDGLVVDVTDLKRSEEILRQSEERWQLAITGTDEGIWDWDISTNQTFRSERWFTILGYEPNELSDHDDEWSIRIHPDDYTRVMTAQKAYLLQQVADHNLEYRLRCKDGSYRWVRSRAKAIWNEQGNPVRLVGSLGDISERKQAEEKLQQSEAQLATTQQIAHVGSWEWNLETKKRCWSIETFRIFGLNPTQSEPTQAEFLQMLHPEDRELFQTNLEQALAQKTPFNIEYRIVRPNGSVRYLEGKAEIAYNPQGNAVKLFGSILDITQRKETELEIIRSRDLLEAVYNESADALFLVDVETLLTTDCNDQAVKLFAASSKAELINIEGHTLQKQQFTRDQLISITEEMNQQGFWSREIEYVTKQGNSFWGNIAAKQITVADNVMNLIRVTDITASKRVAEDRKQAEAALQESEARFQAFMNNSPVLAWITDADGRVLYSNQTYLRTFKLLPEQVIGQSIFDLYPDEIARQHFDQIQTVIQTNQVIEAIEVASRPDGTLGEFLVYKFPILGLSAQKLVGKVAIDITERKILERELAHKQKLLDTFINNAPVGITILDRQLRYSLINEALAEINGISAAAHIGKTLWEIVPDLAPRLEPIFQNVLTTGEAILDFEISGETPKLPGVIRTWLASYFPIQSEADQPISIGIVVVEISDRKRAEQMLELQAVITRNMAEGICLIHATDSVFVYANPKFEQMFGYEPGELIGQHVSIVNYGDEHTTPEEVYQAIRTVVLQHGEANYEVYNVKKDGTPFWCRANASIFEHPEYGSVVVAIQQDITEHKQTQEEIKASLKEKEVLLKEIHHRVKNNLGIVSSLLQMQCRRTEDPVVTAILRNSQNRIASIALVHEKLYRSEDLADIDFAQYIPDLTTHLFDSYNVSSSQIQLKIQVDNASLDIETAIPCGLIINELVSNALKYAFVGNRRGEIEVKFYQESESTLALIIRDNGIGLPENFDSKKAKTLGITLVQGLVKQLRGKLEIDSDHGTQFKITFTNSRA